The Oncorhynchus tshawytscha isolate Ot180627B linkage group LG02, Otsh_v2.0, whole genome shotgun sequence genome contains the following window.
GTGTCCAGGTCTTTGATCTTCACCTGGTCATAGTCTACACGCATGGTGGCCAGGGCACTGGTCATCTCTTCCTGTAGGCagacagtacagatacagtgctttcagaaattatgcataccctttgacttattccacattttgtgttacagcctgaattcaaattaaatatttttttcacccttccacacacaataccagataatgacaaagtgaaaacatgtttttagaaatctttgcaaatttattgaaagtttaaatacagaaatatctaatttactgtacataagtattcacatccctgagtcaatacatgttagaatcacctttggcaacgattacagctttAAGAGGTTtgaacacctggattgtacaatatttgcacattcttttaaaaattcttcaagctctgtcaagttggttgttgatcattgctagacagccattttcaagccgatttaagtccactgtaactaggccactcaggaacattcaatgtcgtcttggtaagcaactccagtgtatatttggccttgtgttttaggttattgtcctgttgtaagatgaatttgtctcccagcaGACTGacccaggttttcctctaggatttagcctgtgctttgctccgtttacatttattttcatcctaaaaaaactccctagtcctttgccgatgacaagcatacccataccatgatgcagtcaacctcatgcttgaaaatatgaagagtggtaatcagtgatgtgttgtgttggatttgctccaaacataaaaCGTTGTATTCagaacataaagttaatttctttgccacattttgttgcagttttactttcGTGCCTTATTCCAAaccggatgcatgttttggaatatttgtacaggctttcttttcactctgtcatttaggttagtattgtggagtaactacaatgttgttgatccatcctaagttttctatcacagccataaaactctgcctgactctctggcaactgagttaggaaggaagcctctctttgtagtgactgggtgtattgatacaccatccaaagtttaaTTCATAAATTCACCATGCTCGAAGGGATATAAattgttagtttttttttacccatctaccaataggtgaccttatttgcgagacattggaaaaccactctggtctttgtggttaaatctgtgttttaaaattcactgctcgactgagggacattacagataattgtttgtgtggagTATAGAGACGGGTCGTTCTAAAAccatgttaaatactattattgcacacagagtgagtccatgcaacttgttttGTGACTTGTTTattcctgaacatatttaggcttgccataaaggCTTGAGTAGTTATTGACCGAAGACATTTCGgcttttcattttaaattaatttgtaaaaatgtataaaaacattaAATCCACTTTGAAATTaggaggtattgtgtgtatgcAGTGACACAAAATCGAAATGTAACCCATTTAAAACTCAgtttaacacaaaatgtggaaaaagtcaaggggtgtgaatactttctgaaggtgcaGTGTGGGTCTTGTAAATATAGTGTTTACCACCCCCTAATGGCTTCTTAGTTTTAGATTAAATTGGCCCATTGATATGCAGTTTTTCTTTTTACCACAGTGTCTGTATTTAACAGTTCTCTAGTCTCACCTTGACATCGTCCCACagttctctgtcctctgtcagAACACGGGACGTGTGCAGAGGAGTCGGAGGGACCACCATCGACTGCTGTTAtgtcaacaaacacacacacacacacacacacacacacacacacagtgtaaatgAGTCATATTATCCACAGCACTCAGACATGCAGTAGTAATACTCACATTGATCCAAGGGTGGTTCATGAAGTGCCCGATGGTCATCCTCTCGTTAGGGTCTGTCTTCAGCAGCTGGTTGATCAGCTGTTTGGCTACAGAGGTAAAGGTCATAGGTCAACAAGCATAGTAAATAAAACATGATCAGGTAAACTAGTCAAGATGCTTATCAAAGGACCTACAAATCACAACCGTAGTAGAAAAAGTAGAAAAATCTGTCAAATATTTGGAACTTTGCAGAACATAGTTTGTCTTGCAGTGAAGCATCTCCCTCTACTATAGACCACCCCCAGTTTTCTGTCTCTAGTCTGACCTTCCTCAGACACTTCCGCCCACTCAGGGTTGGGGAACTTGTACTGGCCCATCCTGATCCTCTGCTTCATCCCTGGAGAGATGGCCTGGCCAGTGTTAGAGTAGAACGGAGGGAACCCACATAGCCTGGGGACACAGCACACTCTTCAACATGAGAATAGAGCAACTACAGCTACTGCATGCACTCCAACTGGACACTCATTGAACAGTCATtcatactatatacaaggagggagagaaggagagggggaaagcaAGTGGACCATGAGAAGCTTAGTGTTAaaagagaggtagtagagagaaatGAGGGTGTAAATGAGGCTTGGGGTGAacagtagggggagtgagagTGAATGAGAGGCCTGTGACTTGattctcacacacaaacagacacacttacagacacactcactgacacacttatagcacacagacacacttggtACTCACAGGATGTACATGATCACGCCCAGAGACCACATGTCACACGACTTGTCATACTTCTCTGGACCAAGCACCTCGGGGGCTGATAGACAGACATTGAGACAGAGACCAAGACACCAAGAGACAaccagtcaggcagacagacagggacaataTGATGGGTATAAGTCAACCATAATACTTTATAGCCTACACACCATTCACATCCGGAtagtatactacactactactggtGTAACAGACCCAACACTCACCAACATAGGGGGTGTAATAGACCCAACACTCACCAACATAGTAGGGGGTGTAACAGACCCAACACTCACCAACATAGTAGGGGGTGTAATAGACCCAACACTCACCAACATAGTAGGGGTGTAACAGACCCAACACTCACCAACATAGTAGGGGTGTAACAGACCCAACACTCACCAACATAGTAGGGGGTGTAACAGACCCAACACTCACCAACATAGTAGGGGTGTAACAGACCCAACACTCACCAACATAGGGGGGGTGTAAACATAGTAGGGGTGTAACAGACCCAACACTCACCAACATAGTAGGGGTGTAGACCCAACACTCACCAACATAGTAGGGGGGGTGTAACAGACCCAACACTCACCAACAACACTCACACTCACCAACATAGTAGGGGGTGTAACAGACCCAACACTCACCAACATAGTAGGGGGTGTAACAGACCCAACACTCACCAACATAGTAGGGGGTGTAACAGACCCAACACTCACCAACATAGTAGGGGGTGTAACAGACCCAACACTCACCAACATAGTAGGGGGTGTAACAGGGTGTCTGGAGGGAGTTGTGGAGGGTGGTCTCCTTGGCAAAGCCAAAATCAGTTAGTTTCAGAACGCAATTGGTCTCCTTGGTGGTGTACAGCAGATTTTcaggctgttgtgtgtgtgtgtgtgtggagggagggagggaggtgtaaaAAAGAAAGCAATAAGTACATCACTAAAACCACCAGCGGTAAATACATGCCTGTCAGCGAGTGTCAGGTGAAAAATCAAATGATGTACATGTGTGTCAAGGAGTAGAGTCCCACCTTGACATCTCTGTGAGCTATGTCCATGTGGTGGAGGTACTCGATGGCCGTGCCTATGTCCCTCATGATCTCCGCAGCCTCTGATTAAAAGCCATGACATATGAATCTGATTAACAAAATGCGCACAGCTATAGGGTCACTGTAAATAATACAACACAGTTCCCCATCATAACTCACCTCTCTCTGTGAACGCCTGGTCCCCTCTGGCCTGAATGTGActgaacagctcccctccttccaTACTGAGCCAGGAAcaacaacaagagagacagaTCAGAGCTTCTCAACAAGAGAACAAAGCCATCAATTAAACAAGAACAGCATTGTCCCTTAGTAATTACCAGGCAATTACTGAGCCCAATCAACTAATTCTAAGCATAATGACCAAGAAAGAGAACTGGGACATATTTGATGTTTATGAAAACTTTCATttggccaggagtttttcctgaccacgtGACCTAACCAGGAAAAATTCCTGGCCCTACTCATTAGTTACGGTTTTAAAGTCTGACATGCTAGAAAATCTAAGAGGATTCATTACACAAATGCATTCTGGTCTATGTAGTCTCTATGGTCCTCACCACTCCATGATGATAAGCAGGCATTTCTTCCCCTGGTGCATGTTCTCATAAAGGCTGAGGATGTGAACGATGTATGGGCCCCCCGACACTCTCCAATGCAGCTCTACCTCCCGCCGCGCCTTAGGACAATCATACAGAATCTGCCCCCACAGAGAAGAAGGGTGGGTATAGAaacagagacgaagagagagaacaatggaCATGTTTAGGAAGCACATTTACTATGACTAGGTATGATGATGGATGCAGCATGCATCTGTAGTGGAATGTATGCATCTATGCAAcatgtacagtatcagtcaaaattttggacacacctactcattccagggtttttaaaaatattttctacattatagaataatagtgaagatgtcaaaactatgaaataacatatatggaatcatgtagtatccaaaaaaagtgtcaaacaaatcaaaatatcttgctgtgacaaggtagggttggtatacagaagatagctatttggtaaagaccaagtctatattatggcaagaacagctaaaataagaaaagagaacaacattccatcattaccttaagacatgaaggccagtgaatacggaacatttcaagaactttaaaaatttcttcaagtgcagttacaaaaaccatcaagcgctatgatgaaactgggtctcatgaggaccgccagagGAAAGGGAGTCCCAGatttacctttgctgcagaggataaggtcattagagttaccagcctcagattgcagcccaactAAATGATTCAGAGTTCAAGTTACagacaactgttcagaggagactgcgtgaatcaggccttcatggtcgaattgctgcaaagaaaccactactaaaggacaccaatatgaagaagagacttgcttgggacaagaaacacgagcaatggacattagaccggtggaaatctgtcatttggtctgatgagtccaaatttgagatttttggttccaacagtcgtgtctttgtgaggacacagagtaggtgaacggatgatctccacgtgtggttcccaccgtgaagcatggaggaggaggtgtgatggtgtgggggtgctttgctggtggcactgtcagtgatttattcagaattcaaggcacacttaaccagcatggctaccacagtattctgcagcgatacgccatcccatctggtttgcgcttagtgggactatcatttgtttctcaacaggacaatgacccaacacacctcccagGCTGTGTAAGAACTAGTTGACCAAGactgagagtgatggagtactgcattagatgacctggcctccacaatcccccgacctcaacccaattgagatggtttgggatgagttggactgcagtgtgaaggaaaagcagccaacaagttctcagcatatttgggaactccttcaagactattggaataGCAttgctcatgaagctggttgagagaatgccaagagtgtgcaaagctgtcatcaaggcagagggtggctactttgaagaatctcaaaaataaaatcaatgttgatttgcttaacacttttttggttactacatgattccatatgtgttatttcataattttgatatcttcactattattctataatgtagaaaatagtaaaaaaaataaagaaaccctggaataagtaggtgtgtccaaattttttgactggtactgtctatCCTGTATGAGTGTGTTTTTGAGTGCATGTGTCCATGTTGTCTATAACCACTCACAGGTCTTGGAGGAATTGATCAAGGGTATAATAACAGCCTTAATCAGGTTAAAATCCCTGAATCTTagtcccacatctctctctcacctctctttgatactttctctctctctcacacacacagtctcttcaTATTCTCACGTAAGTGAATCTATCATTACAAATAAAATCTGGACCCTTCATTCATATTAATTTGCTTGTCAGGACGATTCCCTCTAGAGCTTTTAAAATGAATGCTGCCTTTTATTAGTGCATTCAAAATCTGCCTTCAAAGTGTACCAGTAATAACAACCTTGCAATGTGATTGGATGTAAGGGTGGGAGGGATCCCCAGACACCACAGCCAGATAAACTAGCTTATCTTCTGTCTGTGACAGGATGCAGTGCATGgtgggacagggaggagagggcaggttGAGATTAAACTGTTTATAGAGGAGTAACCTAATACTCTGCTGAAAACATTGTCCACAAATACTTGAAGAGCACACTTATGAAAGAATGTATACACTTGTGCCAGTACAACTGATCATACTCAACACATTTCATTGATCTATCTTTAGTCTACCTGGACAAAAAGAATAGGGACCTATTTTGGAGGTTGAGACTGTTCCATTGAAAACATATCCATAGGCTTTCTGTTATTGTTTTCTCAAGAATACTTCTGGTGACCCATTATTCAGGTTTTGAATTTGCATAACGTGTTGACCTAGCACTGTTTCCAAGTTGCTCACTATTCCAGTGGTTGAACTTCAAAGAACAGAAGAAAAACattccccactgggcacagatgtcaattcaatgtctattctgcattggttcaacgtcatttcattaaaatgacgtggaaacaatgttgatttaaccagtgtgtACCCAGTGGGTGACCACAGATCCCCCTAAGTCCAAAAATGATAGATAGAACTTAGAGCACATGCCAAGGCATAACTTAAGGAAAGGGATGGGGACCATCTGGTCCAGGTGGGTTGCATtctgtgcaggcttttgttccagcccagcacgaACACACACCAGAtttgagttgaatcaggtatgtGAGAGCTCggttggaacaaaagcctgcacaccagAGTAGATCCTCTCTAGATGGAACATAGAATCAGTCCAGACAGAGCATGTCATTGTCCATACAACATGACAATGACTACTGGCACTAACAACCTACCCTCTGCGTAAGACACGGCCCCACACAGTACATCACTGTCTCTTCCCAGACTCATCCACTGTCTGTCTGGACAGGAGTAGTCGAGTTAGCTTAAAGCGCTGCACTGTTACCGCTGGTGGCTCCTCTCCAAACCCGGCTCACAGAGAGACAATTATCTATTGGTGTTATTAGTGCTTAAGTGGACCTCTTTACAAGAGGAACAGGCACCAGTCAaagaaacacactctctctctgactctctataTCCTCTTGTTTGTTGATACAGTAAATGTAGCAGAGGGAAGAAGTGGGACAGAATGTGACAGTAAGTGACAACCTCTGTAACCTCTGCACACCAGATGCATGCTGTATACTGTAACCATGCCAAAATATGTCAATATGTCAATCAGTTTTTAGCATTATAATGTGGATATATGTCCTCCTTCATACAACACCCCACCCTACATCAGACAAATTAAGTAATTCCAAATAAAGGAGTGATCCCATTGGGGAAAGTGAGCTGGACAACTGAATGCCAAAATGTGcgaggggctgccttaatcaacatccatgtcATCGGTGCCCAGGGAGCAGCTGTTGCAGGGGGGTTGGTTAACTGCTTTGCTCatgggcagaacggcagattatttgatccagcaaccttttggttactatcCCAAttctcttaactgctaggctacctgtcgcccctggTATCAAACCGCAAAGAAGGATGAGAGATCTGTCTAGGAAGCGACTGTCTAAGATGGAGGAGTAGTGAATAATTGATGACTATTCTCCCTCTTATCGTCACTATTGTAAATACATCCTCAAGTTCCCTTTAATTTACATCAGAGGATAAGAAAAGAAAGCAAGCAAGACCTCAAATACTTGGTGCCACTTGGGTCTGGTGACTGATGGTCTCTCTTGCTCAAATTAAATTCaaggtgctttattggcatgtgaaacatatttttacattaacaaagcaagtgaaatggatcacacacacacacacacacacacacacacacacacacacacacacacacacacacacacacacacacacacacactaccttgaGGGCACACTTCTCCCCTGTCTTCTTGCAGTAGCATTCCATCACCTTCCCACTGATACCCAGTCCTAGTACTTGAGTTGTTATTTTGTAGTCCTCTGTGACTGCGTTGCGTTTGAACTCCAGTTTTGACTGGGCAGGCAGTTGGAAGAGTGTGGGGTCGCTAAGGGTGTCCCTGCCTGGGATGTGTAGAATGCTTCCACTCGGCGTCCCCTGGAGCTGAGGCTCGGATTGGTTGGCTGACTGCCTCTCTTCTCCGTTACCATTGTGTTGCATGATGTGTTTTTTGCGGTTCAATCCCACCCCCCTGCTCTCCacggaaacagacagagagagagagatgcagtggtGTCCCCTCCCCGTCCAATGTCCAGCAGCAGCCTCACGTTCCCTTTCTCCCCCCAGCTCCGAGACGAAATGGCAAtttttcagattcctttctcgATTTTACTTTCAATTATGAAGCAAAAATAGGCGAATTATTCCACAGTAGGCTTATTTCTTTCGAGGAATAGCTACCCTATAATAATATTGGCACATTGACCGAATAAGACGTTTTTGCATTGCATATCTAGAATAGTTAGTTATATGAAGCATTTTGAACTTCACTCTAAAAGAACATTCTAATTTGTGGTATAGTTAACAATCTATTATGCTAAATTTGAGTTTGTATTAAAATAAATGGAACACAGGTAACGTTAAATGTGGAACAGCAAATACATTTGTACCTGATGTCCAGTTTAGTTGGAATTGACCAAAATGCGCATTACATTTCCTGTAAAATCAGCGGCCAAATTTTTAAAAAGATAACAGTCCTCGGTCCAGTTCCCTATCCTCTAAGTTATTATTCTTTCCGTTATTTTCCTCTCCGTTATTTTCCTCTCCTGTGCCCTTATCTGGGGCTACACAAAACTCTTCAACTCCCCTTACGTCAGCGCAGCACGGCTCAAGTTTATTCACACGGCCCTCAACTCTTAAAGGAGCCGCCACACGCAAAGACGGGCGGCCAGTAgggcatcccactgggcacaaacataAATTCATTGCccattttaactaggcaagtcagttaagaacaaattctattgacgctgggccaattgtgcaccaccctatgggactcccaatcacagccagttgtgacacagcctggaattgaacggggtatgtagtgacacctctagcactgagatgcaatgccttagaccactaaaccactcgggagccctattcCACATGGGTTCAAAGTACTTTTGAAAcagcgttgattcaaccagtgtgtaggATGTGGCATAGATTTTTGTTTGAACAAAAAATTGAATAGGACTAAAAATGCTGGTCAGTCACAGAAGTAGTCTTTGTGGTATTAGACATTGTAACTGCATGTCATAACCCACGTATGACATTATGTACTGCTTTATCTTCAGGACATTCTTGAGAGACGTTCATTAAAAACTACTCATCTAAAAAGATACACCTCTGACTGGACATTTACTGTATATTACATGGTGTCAGAAATTCGTGAGAGGCACACATCTCACAGCACATTCTCCAGTGTTATATCAACACTGAAAGAGTGGGACCATATACACACTGGAaccagtgttaaattaacacactgcttagtgtTAAACCTTATTCAGATATTTCCAAAGAGTGCCTTGCCTTTCGAGTCAATTGCAGAGTTACCAGACATATTCTGTACAATGGACTTATCAATAAATATGttaaagttatatatatatatatatatatatatctatatatatatatatctatatatatatatatatatctatatatatatatatatcattgaacACAATATCATACGTATTTCATAAGGTCttattttgagggcctagttttacTTTTATATCTAtcaatatctatatattttttgacaccaacctccaaaaagcaagttctgcaggttCTAGTTTTGACTAATCTTTATTaatgtccagtcgtgtggtccagtgtggcaaggaaagacctagttaagctgcagctggcccagaacagagcggcacgttttgctcttaattgtaatcagagggatgatataaatactatgaatgccagtctctcttggctaagaggtgaggagagactgactgcatcacttcttcttataagaaacattaatgtgttgaaaatcccaaattggtTGTAtaatcaacttacacacagctctgacacacacacatcccaccagacatgccaccaggggtcttctcatagtccccaaatccagaacaaattcaagaaaatgtacagtattatatagagcccttattgcatggaacatcCTTCCATTTCATATTGCTCAACTAAACAGCAAActtggtttcaaaaaacagataaagcaacacctcacggcacaacgcctctcccctatttgacctagatagtgtgTGTATACATTGATATGAAGGCCACATGTgcccttttaaaaatgtatgtagttctgtccttgagctgttcttgtctaataatgttctgtattatgtcattctgtattatgtttcatgttttgtgtggaccccaggaagagtagctgctgtttttgtaacagctaatggggatcctaataaaaataccaaataccaaatgtatacagtgc
Protein-coding sequences here:
- the LOC112217286 gene encoding MAP kinase-activated protein kinase 2; its protein translation is MQHNGNGEERQSANQSEPQLQGTPSGSILHIPGRDTLSDPTLFQLPAQSKLEFKRNAVTEDYKITTQVLGLGISGKVMECYCKKTGEKCALKILYDCPKARREVELHWRVSGGPYIVHILSLYENMHQGKKCLLIIMECMEGGELFSHIQARGDQAFTEREAAEIMRDIGTAIEYLHHMDIAHRDVKPENLLYTTKETNCVLKLTDFGFAKETTLHNSLQTPCYTPYYVAPEVLGPEKYDKSCDMWSLGVIMYILLCGFPPFYSNTGQAISPGMKQRIRMGQYKFPNPEWAEVSEEAKQLINQLLKTDPNERMTIGHFMNHPWINQSMVVPPTPLHTSRVLTEDRELWDDVKEEMTSALATMRVDYDQVKIKDLDTSNNPLLNKRRNRPGAGQAEGEGGGGGGGGGGGGEGVVGAMVCNSQ